From the Lathyrus oleraceus cultivar Zhongwan6 chromosome 3, CAAS_Psat_ZW6_1.0, whole genome shotgun sequence genome, the window ACAATTATCTTAAAAAACAGTTTTAGAAACTTCAACACAACCAAAAAATTTTAGCTAAACAAATTTTCACActaaatatattattaaaatggagagagagagagagagagagagagagagagagagagagagagagagagagagagagagagagagagagagagagagagagaacaccAATATTTATTTAGACAGTTCCCCAATTGTCCTCACTATGGGTATGTCTGCCCCTAATTCCAAATAGAATTGAGATATGTGTAATTAACCTTTCCAAGTTTAGTTTACAAAAAAAGTAGAAATCTAAACCCTCAAACCCTATGTTTGATATTGATCCTAACTTCTTCTCTCCCCTTGATCTTAAGAAAGATCAAGTGACCCAAAACTTTCAAGTCAATCCTCCGGTTGCCGCTACTCCTTTGACTGAACCTCTCGTTCTTCTAAGCTTTCACTCGGTTGAATCCTCATTGTGAAGTCTTGTACAAAACCCCAAAATCAATCCTTGATCTTGGAGGAAAAAACCTAACCAATTTTATCAAAGAAATCCCCAAAGAATACTCAACCCAATTATGATTACAACAATACTAAATTAGACTTTATCAATTTATTCTAGATGACAATCaacaaaaatgattatgtgtaattgttGAATGTATGAAGAAATAGATTGAAGACGAAGAGAAAATTCTAAGTGTGTTTTTGGTTTCAATTAATGATAAGTGATGCATGAATGCATATTTATttatatgtatgtgtgtgtgtatgtgtaaAAAAAATAGACAACATATTATTAGTAAAAAAATTACAATTTTTGTAAAATAAAACTGAATGTATTGACTCCAAATTCGAACGAGTCAATACACAAGGTCTGAGAGTCGATACACTCACTTATTGAGTCGATACATTAAAGGTGGGAAATTTTGCTTGAAATAATTCTTCAGTAAGAGTCGACTCCAAACACAGGAGAGGCTACTCATATTTGTTATGTATCGACCCATAACAACAATATATTGATACATTGAAGGCAAGGAATTTTCTTAAGAAAAAGTTTCAGTTGGAGTCGACTTCAAACACGAATGAGTCCACTCATTCGCATTGTGTCTCGACTCATGCATCATGTGTATCGTTACATTTAGGTCATAACTATTTTCTTTTAAAACACTTTCAGTATGTATCAATAGATAGCCATAATGTATCGACCCATAAACATGTTTTTTCATGAAAAATCATAATTTTGACTTGTAATGACCTGTCTAATATGATTTTAAGTGTCCTATGATGATAATGCACATCTAGACATAGACAAAAAGATCCAATATATACAAATACTAAAtgtcctagttttgacatcattcaaaacataTCTAAGAGGATAATGCACTCACATACTCCCTtttttttatgatggcaaaacTTACGAAACATTTGGTATCTTGATCATAGCTCCCCCTGAATATGTGCATTAGACTTTATACTTCTCCTCCTTTGATAACATCAAAATGAGACAAAGGTATAAACGTGAGAAGTATCAATGAAAATACACAACAACATATAAATCACTCAGAGGCGTTGCAAAGATTAAACGAATCAACTATAACACGCACTCACATAGAATTACATCAAATTGAAACAATGCTTAAACATAAATATCATTAAAATAATTCAAATGTAAGGAATTAACGGCATGAAATATATATGATGAAGAAATCAAACATGGTGTCACTATAAACATATAGGTTGAGAACACAAGGctaatcaatgaattcttttgGAAGTGAACAACCATGAAATTTATCATACATCAAAATATATCACACGATCTGGGATCATAAACATGCGATCAAATAAACTAGTCATAGTTAAGCAACATATTAAAAAAAACTTAAGAACAAGAGGATTATTTGAGAACGATATTACCTCATAGAATGATAGATAGAGGATGCACTCACATGAAATAAACTTTCGAATGAAGGTTAGAACAAATGTAAAGAGTGCATGCAACAATATCTATTAGGAAAGATTTGAGATATCGAGAATTCCTAATTCCCGATGAATATTGAAAAACGGCTCAATCGCAAGAGGTTTTGTAAAAATATCGGTAAGTTGATTTTCactatcaacatgctcaaaaaCGACATCGCCTTTTTCAACATGGTCTTGTAGGAAATGGTGACGTATCTCAATATGTTTAGTACGAGAATGTAACCTTAGATTTTTGGTTAGGTTGATCACACTAGTATTATCGCACATTATCGTAATACATTAAAGTTTAATATCAAAGTTAAGTAGTTGTTGTTTGAGCCAtaaaatttgagcacaacaactatCGACTGCGACGTATTCCGCCTCGGCAGTTGAGAAAGAAACAAAGACTTGATTCTTTTGATATGCCAACTAACTAAGGAGTTGGAAAATATGTGGCAAGTTCACTAGTactcttcctatccgatttgcaatCGACCATATCAGAATCGAAGTAACCAACAAAACTATAATCTCTACCCTTAGAAAACCATTGAAGGTTGATGGTGTGTTACAATGGGAAACTGTGAAGTCTTTTATTGAGATAAGAAGTTTTTTAGGTTTGGTTGGTTACTACATAAAGTTTACTGAAGACTTCTCGAATTCTGTGATGCATTTGACTCAGTTGACTCAAAAGGGTCAAGCCCATGTGTGGGATGCTTTATGTGAAGAGAGTTTTAtagaactcaagaagaagttgacgTCTTCTCCAATATTGATTTTGCTGAATCTGAGTGAGTCTTTTattgtgtattgtgatgcttcaatGATCGCTATCGGTGGTGTGCTAATGTAGAGTAGATAGTTTGTGGCTTACACTTCTAGAtagttgaaagttcatgagaggaattatcctaaGATTGATCTAGAATTAGTCGCTGTTGTATTTGTACTTAAGATTTGGAGGCATTACCTGTTTGGTTCTAGATTTGAAGTATTCGatgatcacaagagtttgaagtacttaTTCGATCAAAAAGAGTTGAATATTTAGCAAAGGAGGTGTCTCAAATTTCTGAAAGActatgattttggtttgaattaccatcctggTAAAGTCAATGTCGTAGTTGATGCTTTGAGTAGGAAGTCGTCGAATATATCGATGCTTATGGTTCGAGAGTTGGAGTTGATTGAACAATTTCGAGACACATAAAATTATTTCATATCATATAAATGATTATTAAATAAACCTAACCTTCAAATTATTTTATATCATATAAATAATTATGTATACAAAACTCTAAATAATTTAGATCATCATATATGTTTAAGACCAAATAGATACTCATATAGGTTTAAGATCCCGTAGATACTTTTTAATGATGCATAATAAATAAAGCATTCTTTCTTCATCCTCTCCATCCCTtttcaataaaaaataaaataaaaagtacTAACATAGAGAATAAAGTTAGGAGAAAGTAACCGCTACTTGAAAGGTTAATAGTAAGAAAAAACATTGTCCATTACATTTTCAACTATGGCCATGGTGGTGTAGTGCGCCTGGTGGCCACTACAAAATAAGGAAACTCCAACCGCACTTTACAAATAGGCTAGGCATCACATTCTCTTCTATCATGAGAACACATTGAATTCAACAATTACCACGCCATATCAAAAGAAATTGCTTCCCTTTATcgaaaagaaaaaacaaaagaagaaaaaaaatccAACGAGACATTAGCTTCACTAGCAAGTTACCATAAAAATGTTGAAAGTCAATGACCAGCTATGGTCCCTTCAATATTGGCACCCTTTAATAACCAAAGAAAAAGGAAACAACAATGTTGGAAGGAACAAACACCGCACATCAAAATGCACACTTCCCAACTTTCCCATTTCATCCATTTGCAATTAAAAAACACCAAACATAACCTCAAAATAACCTGCTTTTAACACTACACACATTTTTTAAGAGTATTTGCTTATCATTTTAAATTAGTTAGCTGTAAAACTGAATACCAAAATTTAAAAAAGAAAACACATTAATTACAAGCTGGAGCCAAAAAAAAACTTCTCAAGCACATGGACTCATCAATGCCTTTCACAACTGATCTGTTCCCCAACATTAACTTTCTTTCCTTTCTTCCCATTTTCTTAAATATCATGTTTTCTTATTTTCATAAACCATCAAAACTAGTACTATTATAACCAATTttcaataaataaaaaataaatctATCAAGGCAAGTTCCAAAATCAAATTATAATGATTGACAACAAATTTTTGGCATGTTCTAATAATAACTTTAGACACAAATCAAATCAATATTATAAAATAATGTAAATATATATATACTATAGTCATGCATGGTCAAAATCTTGTATTAAACTCTGTTCATAAACACATGACAGTTTATAACTTTTTAAGTGAAAGAATACAAAAATGTAATTCCAATGTACAATTACAACTTCACATATATCAGAATGAAATTTAAACTAAAATTAAAActattattataaaaaataataaatgtgatttttttattttttattttttttgtggAAACTAACTAACAATCTTTATAAACAGAAGAATCTACCACCGACGAACAAATTTGCTTCTTAATAACAGAATTAAAATCATGATTACTCAAACCGCGTTGAATTATTGCGTAATTGTGTCCACTGAGTGAACTCGCTTCCGGTATTAACTCGTTCAAGAGTACTAACTGAACATTCTTACTTCTCAATAGAAACTCGTTACTCGCGAGTTGACTCAGAACAACAGACTCAGAAACCGAGTTTTTCTTCTTCCTATGCTGAGTCGCGGCCCGAACAATCTCAACCATCACTGCATTAGACAACCGTCGAACCCCGCGAGCTCCGCCTATGATGACAGCGGGTAGAACCGCGCGCTGAGTTGATTGAGCCTTCTTTCCGTGTTTATTGAAGAGAAAAACCGATTCAGGACTCCGGTTCTTGACTCGCCCAAACGGGTCACGGAGTATCAAAACGCTTTTGGCATCTACTAGCATCACGTGTTTGAAGTTGCGTCTGACACGACCGAGTAGCATTGGGTAACACGCCCAGCGTCGGAGAGTAAACGGAACTCGGTCGAGAAACCCGGATAGGGAGTTTTCCGGGTCGAGTTCAGAGGCGTCGAAACTCAGTACCGATCCATAACTCAGCGAAGTAGCACTAGCAGTAACATTGTTCAGAGTTTTTAATTTGTTACCCCATAACGGTTCTCCAATGTGATTATTTCCCTTGTGGAAAAACCGAGTAGTGTTGAAAAATGTGTTGTTGTTGGAAGAGTGAAGGAGTTTTGTGAAAGAATGATTCTCTTGTTGAATAATGGGAGAGAAAGTGGAAGTTGAAGAAGGTGAAGAGAAGATGAAAACGACGTCGGTTGAGGAAATGATAGTGGAGCGATGGAGGAGTCTTAGAAAGAAGCGAAAGTCTTCGTGGGTGGTTTCGTCTGAGACGTGGGAGATGAGGAGATCAGACATGGGTTTGGTTCCACGGAGGTAGAGGGTACCCATTTTCTGGAGGGCGAAGTGGTGGTTATAGTGGTGGTTGTGGAGGAGGAAACGGCGTCG encodes:
- the LOC127126335 gene encoding uncharacterized protein LOC127126335, which translates into the protein MTKSPKTTCDQNSNMNLLLVLFPQTSSPSPSPSSSSKSLIISKAQSTISICALLLFTTLLLFTLSTLPNTSPPSSPSRRRFLLHNHHYNHHFALQKMGTLYLRGTKPMSDLLISHVSDETTHEDFRFFLRLLHRSTIISSTDVVFIFSSPSSTSTFSPIIQQENHSFTKLLHSSNNNTFFNTTRFFHKGNNHIGEPLWGNKLKTLNNVTASATSLSYGSVLSFDASELDPENSLSGFLDRVPFTLRRWACYPMLLGRVRRNFKHVMLVDAKSVLILRDPFGRVKNRSPESVFLFNKHGKKAQSTQRAVLPAVIIGGARGVRRLSNAVMVEIVRAATQHRKKKNSVSESVVLSQLASNEFLLRSKNVQLVLLNELIPEASSLSGHNYAIIQRGLSNHDFNSVIKKQICSSVVDSSVYKDC